Proteins encoded together in one Coffea arabica cultivar ET-39 chromosome 2c, Coffea Arabica ET-39 HiFi, whole genome shotgun sequence window:
- the LOC113727362 gene encoding mediator of RNA polymerase II transcription subunit 15a-like isoform X2 translates to MDKNSWRAPQGQMAQGPPQGGQVGGSGEVSAVPNPAPPATIDSGDWRTQLQADSRQRIVNKIMETLKRHLPFSGQEGLQELKKIAVRFEEKIYTAATSQSDYLRKISLKMLTMETKSQNPMANPLQANAANASKNPPDQAVHGMQSQIQNQPLPMPVVSSQSQSRQQLLPQNMQTNMTSTGVQNSAILASTLPTAGNLQQAPMPNIGQNSNLQNMQSVPSVSQNPVGSSMGQVMPSNVFTNSQRQMQAGQQQVVPLQQHQQTQNPQHYLYQQQLQHQYMKQKLQQGGGMAQPLMQSHIQQQQQQNLLQPTQIQTSQQVVMQPSVMQSAPLSGLQQNQQSSMQQVTQPVIQQQSQAVLRQQQQQQQQQQQQQQQQSQQASMLHQQQTSMAQQPLLPAAQQPHQQQQQLIGQQPGATNIQHNQLIGQQNSMPDMQQQQQRLIGQQNNMQQQQQQQLIGQQNSLSSMHQQQLAPQSSVSGLHQQSMLGTQPGNSALPTSQHSVVMLQQSKVAVQQQMQQNATALLPSQNQQPQQPQQQMVSQIQAQPGGLQHMQQQSNALQRDMQQNIQPTGSLLQQQNVVEQQKQLFQPQRAHPEASSTSLDSTAQTGNASGGDWQEEVYQKIKSMKDMYFLELNDMYMKIAGKLQQHDSLPQQPRNEQLEKLKFFKLMLERLIGFLRCTKNDIQISHKEKLASIEKQIINILTTNRPRRPVSLQQVQLAQQQMSNMQHSQPQTQIPQIQPQENQMNQQMQPMNVQSSITPMQPSSLTSLQQNTLSSVPSVSNLQQNMMSTLQPASTLDPGQSNTHPLQQVAISSLQQNTASGPQTMNINSLSSQSGMTALQSNLNNALQPNSTMIQNQQLKKQEQQMLQTQQLKQQLHPRQMQQQLLQRQQLMQQQQQQQQQQQQQHQQMKPQQQPSQLPGHQMSPLHQVTDSSDLKVRPQISVKSSVFQQFHTNSQRAAYHHQQLKSGSPFPISSPQVLQAASPQVPPHGSPQIDQQSMLTSIAKTGTPLQTANSPFVVPSPSTPLAPSPMPGESEKLNSGISSLSNAGNIGPSHAITVSAAAQSLAIGTPGISASPLLAEFTSLDGAHVSTSTAMPCKPHTVEKPHERLIKAVKSISNKALVASIDDISSVVSMVDRIAGSAPGNGSRAAVGEDLVAMTKCRLQARNFFTQDGPTGTKKMRRSTSAMPSNVVSPVGSVNDSMRQLNGSDAFELESTATSSIKRARNEANHALVEEIHEINRRLIDTVVDISDEDVDPTAVAAAADGGEGTIVKCSFSAVALSPNLKSQYASARTSPIQPLRLLIPTNYPDSSPILLDKYPVEVSKEYEDLSIKARSKFSISLRSLSQPMSLLEMARTWDICARAVISEFAQQSGGGTFSSKYGTWENCVSAVL, encoded by the exons ATGGATAAAAACAGTTGGAGGGCGCCTCAAGGCCAGATGGCTCAGGGTCCTCCTCAAGGTGGTCAAGTAGGCGGCAGTGGAGAAGTATCGGCTGTCCCAAATCCAGCTCCGCCCGCTACTATTGACAGCGGCGATTGGAGGACTCAACTCCAAGCTGATTCTCGTCAAAGAATCGTAAATAAGAT AATGGAGACTTTGAAGAGGCACCTGCCATTCTCTGGACAAGAGGGGCTGCAAGAACTTAAGAAAATTGCTGTGAGGTTTGAGGAAAAGATTTATACTGCAGCAACTAGCCAG TCAGATTATCTGAGAAAGATATCTTTGAAGATGCTGACAATGGAAACTAAGTCCCAAAATCCCATGGCTAATCCACTACAAGCTAATGCTGCCAATGCAAGCAAAAATCCTCCAGACCAAG CTGTCCATGGCATGCAATCCCAAATTCAGAACCAGCCACTTCCCATGCCAGTGGTGAGCAGCCAATCACAATCCCGACAACAGCTGTTACCACAAAACATGCAGACTAATATGACATCAACGGGAGTCCAGAATTCTGCTATTTTGGCTTCTACACTTCCAACTGCTGGTAATTTGCAGCAGGCTCCCATGCCTAATATTGGTCAGAACTCCAATTTGCAGAACATGCAGAGTGTTCCCAGTGTTTCTCAGAACCCAGTAGGGAGTTCCATGGGACAGGTGATGCCTTCAAATGTTTTCACTAATTCTCAAAGACAGATGCAGGCTGGACAACAACAGGTTGTTCCCTTGCAGCAACACCAGCAGACACAGAATCCACAGCATTATCTTTATCAACAACAGCTGCAGCATCAGTACATGAAACAAAAGTTACAACAAGGAGGAGGAATGGCACAGCCCCTTATGCAATCTCATatccagcagcagcagcagcaaaatCTTTTGCAACCAACTCAAATTCAAACCTCCCAGCAAGTTGTTATGCAGCCATCTGTAATGCAGTCAGCTCCTCTATCTGGCCTCCAGCAGAATCAACAGTCTTCTATGCAACAAGTGACTCAACCAGTAATTCAGCAGCAGTCTCAAGCAGTTTTGAGGCAGCAgcaacagcagcagcaacagcagcagcaacaacagCAGCAACAGTCGCAACAGGCTTCCATGTTGCATCAGCAGCAAACCTCCATGGCTCAACAGCCATTACTGCCTGCAGCACAGCAGCCACATCAACAACAGCAGCAGCTGATTGGGCAGCAGCCTGGTGCTACAAATATTCAACACAACCAGCTCATTGGCCAACAGAATAGCATGCCTGATATGCAGCAACAGCAACAAAGGCTGATAGGCCAGCAGAACAAtatgcagcagcagcagcagcagcagctaaTTGGTCAACAGAACAGCCTTTCGAGTATGCATCAACAACAATTGGCCCCTCAAAGTAGCGTTTCTGGGCTCCATCAGCAGTCAATGCTAGGGACTCAACCTGGTAACTCTGCCCTGCCAACAAGTCAGCATTCTGTCGTCATGTTACAGCAATCTAAGGTTGCGGTACAGCAACAAATGCAGCAGAATGCAACAGCATTGCTACCAAGCCAAAATCAACAGCCACAGCAACCGCAGCAACAGATGGTATCACAGATTCAAGCACAACCAGGGGGCCTACAACATATGCAGCAGCAGTCAAATGCGTTGCAAAGAGATATGCAGCAAAATATTCAACCTACAGGTTCTTTGCTTCAACAGCAGAATGTTGTAGAACAGCAGAAGCAGTTATTTCAGCCACAAAGAGCCCATCCTGAGGCATCATCAA CTTCGTTAGATTCAACAGCTCAGACGGGGAATGCAAGTGGTGGAGATTGGCAGGAGGAGGTTTATCAAAAG attaaatccatgaaggacaTGTATTTCCTGGAATTAAATGACATGTAcatgaaaattgctggaaagCTGCAACAG CATGATTCTCTTCCTCAACAACCAAGAAATGAGCAGCTTGAAAAGCTCAAATTCTTTAAGCTCATGCTGGAACGCCTAATAGGATTCTTGCGATGTACCAAGAATGACATTCAGATCAGTCACAAGGAGAAGTTGGCTTCCATTGAAAAACAGATAATCAATATTCTTACTACAAATCGGCCCCGGAGGCCCGTTTCTTTGCAACAAGTGCAACTTGCCCAACAGCAAATGTCCAACATGCAGCACTCTCAGCCTCAGACTCAAATTCCTCAAATACAGCCCCAGGAAAATCAAATGAACCAACAGATGCAGCCAATGAATGTACAGAGTTCCATAACACCAATGCAGCCAAGTAGCTTGACCAGCCTGCAGCAGAACACATTGTCCTCTGTGCCATCAGTTTCGAATTTGCAACAGAATATGATGAGTACCCTACAGCCTGCTTCGACTTTGGACCCAGGACAAAGTAATACTCACCCGTTGCAGCAGGTAGCTATAAGCTCTTTACAGCAGAATACTGCCAGTGGTCCTCAAACAATGAACATAAATTCTTTATCATCGCAAAGTGGCATGACTGCGCtgcaatcaaacctcaataatGCTCTACAGCCTAATTCGACTATGATTCAGAACCAGCAGCTTAAAAAACAGGAGCAGCAAATGTTGCAAACCCAGCAATTGAAACAACAATTGCATCCCCGTCAGATGCAGCAGCAGCTTTTGCAAAGACAACAGCTAATGCAACAACAACAGCAGCAACAacaacagcagcagcaacagCACCAACAAATGAAGCCACAGCAGCAGCCTTCACAGCTGCCCGGACACCAAATGTCACCACTACATCAGGTAACTGATTCAAGTGACTTGAAGGTGAGACCGCAGATAAGTGTTAAATCAAGTGTTTTCCAGCAATTCCATACCAACAGCCAGCGAGCAGCGTATCATCACCAACAGTTGAAGTCGGGAAGCCCATTTCCTATTTCTTCACCGCAAGTCCTTCAGGCAGCATCGCCTCAGGTTCCCCCGCATGGTTCGCCTCAAATTGATCAGCAGAGTATGCTGACATCTATAGCAAAGACTGGAACTCCATTGCAGACTGCAAATTCACCCTTTGTGGTCCCATCTCCTTCGACTCCCTTGGCTCCGTCACCTATGCCTGGCGAGTCAGAAAAACTAAATTCTGGCATTTCATCCCTCTCAAATGCTGGAAATATTGGACCCTCACATGCAATTACTGTGTCTGCAGCAGCCCAATCACTAGCAATTGGCACTCCTGGGATATCAGCTTCGCCATTGCTTGCAGAATTTACGAGTTTGGATGGAGCTCATGTCAGCACATCAACTGCAATGCCATGCAAGCCACATACTGTCGAGAAGCCGCATGAACGGTTGATTAAAGCG gtaaaatcaatttcaaataaagCATTGGTTGCCTCCATTGATGATATAAGCTCAGTTGTCAGTATGGTTGATAGGATAGCTGGATCTGCACCAGGCAATGGATCAAGAGCTGCTGTTGGTGAGGATTTGGTCGCAATGACAAAATGTCGCTTGCAAGCAAGAAACTTTTTCACACAAGATGGACCTACTGGAACAAAGAAAATGAGGCGCTCTACGAGTGCAATGCCTTCCAATGTTGTTTCACCTGTTGGTAGTGTGAATGACAGTATGAGGCAGTTAAACGGTTCTGATGCCTTTGAATTGGAATCCACAGCTACATCAAGTATCAAAAGGGCAAGGAATGAG GCCAACCATGCCCTTGTGGAAGAGATACATGAGATAAATCGACGCCTCATAGATACTGTGGTTGATATCAGCGATGAAGATGTTGATCCAACTGCAGTAGCTGCTGCAGCTGATGGTGGTGAAGGGACCATTGTCAAGTGCTCTTTCAGTGCTGTAGCTCTTAGCCCAAACCTGAAATCACAGTATGCTTCAGCACGGACG TCTCCAATTCAGCCTCTGCGATTGCTCATTCCAACTAATTATCCTGATTCCTCTCCTATACTCTTGGACAAGTATCCTGTTGAAGTTAG TAAAGAGTATGAAGATCTTTCTATTAAAGCCAGGTCCAAGTTCAGTATATCACTGAGAAGTCTTTCACAGCCTATGTCACTTTTGGAGATGGCAAGGACGTGGGACATTTGTGCTCGTGCAGTTATTTCAGAATTTGCACAACAAAGTGGTGGAGGAACTTTCAGCTCAAAATATGGGACTTGGGAGAACTGTGTGAGTGCAGTTTTGTGA